In Halobaculum rubrum, the following are encoded in one genomic region:
- a CDS encoding oligosaccharide flippase family protein: MSIARSGVGWMVARLGALGVTWLASLYFTRALVDPQATLGTYYAFETIVSFLVLLANGGLNGAIVKRVSEGEEPNAFATAGLLMSGALVLGVSLVALLASPWLIDFFGYGGLSVVFVVGSVVAYQVRDTLGALLTSNFNVGRSGVVEFVDATGQVSVQVGLIVAGFGAVALLSGYLVGSTLAALVAVGLVVWRFDFERPAKRHFRSLMEFARYSFANNFVQHFYDNIDIIVITVLLGKAATGVYGIGFRFSLILTIFYSAINRTSAPEISKHDAQDNEARIKEVLSDALVLGLLIGLPAFAGFVVLARPIIVTFYTGEFAAATLVAVVAVATRIPEGLRSSFGSVLSGMDRPDVGFRGGIILVATNLLLDVLLVPTVGVVGAIVASFVGMLLQCLYMGYHLAAILNLSVSDLPLKDVSREAVAAAFMAAIVYVMRMAVDPYSFVAILVLVGVGIITYFVTIFLVAPDIRSRLVAIFGDVAPTSV; the protein is encoded by the coding sequence ATGAGCATCGCCCGCTCCGGGGTCGGCTGGATGGTCGCCCGCCTCGGCGCCCTCGGAGTCACGTGGCTTGCGAGTCTCTACTTCACGCGCGCCCTCGTGGACCCGCAGGCGACGCTGGGGACGTACTACGCGTTCGAGACCATCGTCTCGTTTCTCGTGTTGCTGGCGAACGGCGGATTGAACGGGGCCATCGTGAAGCGCGTGAGCGAGGGCGAGGAGCCGAACGCGTTCGCGACGGCCGGACTGCTGATGTCGGGGGCGCTCGTTCTCGGCGTCTCGCTGGTCGCCCTGCTCGCGTCGCCGTGGCTGATCGACTTCTTCGGATACGGCGGGCTGTCGGTGGTGTTCGTGGTCGGGTCGGTGGTCGCGTACCAGGTCCGGGACACGCTGGGGGCGCTGTTGACGAGTAACTTCAACGTCGGGCGGTCGGGCGTGGTGGAGTTTGTCGACGCGACGGGCCAGGTGAGCGTGCAGGTCGGGCTGATCGTCGCTGGCTTCGGAGCCGTGGCGCTGTTGTCGGGCTACCTGGTGGGGTCGACGCTGGCGGCGCTGGTGGCTGTTGGGCTGGTGGTGTGGCGATTCGACTTCGAGCGGCCGGCGAAGCGGCATTTCCGGAGTCTGATGGAGTTCGCTCGGTACAGCTTCGCCAACAACTTCGTCCAGCACTTCTACGACAACATCGACATCATCGTCATCACCGTATTGCTCGGGAAGGCCGCGACGGGCGTGTACGGGATCGGGTTTCGGTTCTCGCTGATTTTGACGATCTTTTACAGCGCCATAAATCGAACGAGTGCTCCCGAGATCAGCAAGCACGATGCACAGGACAACGAAGCTCGAATCAAGGAGGTGCTCTCGGACGCCCTCGTGCTGGGCCTCCTGATCGGCCTCCCCGCATTCGCGGGATTCGTCGTCCTCGCCCGACCGATCATCGTCACCTTCTATACAGGAGAGTTCGCCGCGGCGACACTGGTCGCTGTCGTCGCTGTCGCGACTCGGATTCCGGAGGGACTCCGCTCTAGCTTCGGGAGCGTTCTGAGCGGGATGGACCGTCCCGACGTGGGGTTCCGTGGGGGGATAATCCTCGTTGCCACGAATCTGCTTCTCGATGTCCTGCTCGTACCAACGGTGGGCGTGGTCGGTGCTATCGTCGCCAGTTTCGTCGGAATGTTGCTACAGTGCCTCTACATGGGCTATCACTTGGCAGCAATACTCAACCTCTCGGTGTCCGACCTCCCGCTCAAGGATGTATCGCGCGAGGCGGTCGCAGCGGCGTTCATGGCGGCTATCGTATACGTCATGCGGATGGCAGTCGATCCGTACTCATTCGTGGCCATCCTCGTACTCGTTGGAGTCGGCATCATCACGTACTTCGTGACTATCTTTCTGGTCGCGCCAGACATCCGGTCCCGTCTCGTGGCGATATTCGGGGACGTGGCTCCCACATCGGTGTAA
- a CDS encoding DUF2079 domain-containing protein, with product MLAFAVGLYPVFRLFADRYGARSGLLAIAVVAFHPYAFPVVAQGFRPLVFTGTTLPWLVYFLHRGSNWGTVLATVVCLSTHMAAVFLVAPISVWFFYRDRQLVPAGLAIAWFVLASQMLFPTSNFSEGGLGFPYGSGGFGTIAGMLTHPVLTFEYLIREPLKLVWIAGLVGIFGLLPLFTSFSLVLVPYFGINLLQTRLWAVIHPLKQRTVAVVPLLMLAVYFALDSETGRLGLARVRSLLEQAELDRLDLQWVGPSVPQVLSAVLLVTLLATAGGITYTFGAVDADNPRYQRDQPMLVSESDRAAWALIDHIPEGVPVKTTYMYSNALAQRSELRLFPPKSGERYPHLEEPSYILLDRAVNDGPQGRITDAQIAATIESENTVVVAKSGDIVLLKEHQSQTYYWNRTDGERR from the coding sequence ATACTGGCATTCGCCGTCGGCCTGTATCCCGTATTCCGACTGTTTGCGGATCGCTACGGTGCCCGATCCGGGCTGCTGGCCATTGCCGTCGTCGCGTTCCATCCCTACGCGTTCCCGGTGGTAGCACAGGGATTCCGACCGCTCGTGTTCACCGGTACGACGCTCCCGTGGCTCGTGTACTTCCTGCACCGTGGATCTAACTGGGGCACCGTCCTCGCCACGGTCGTCTGTCTCAGCACACACATGGCCGCCGTCTTCCTCGTCGCCCCCATATCGGTGTGGTTCTTCTACAGGGATCGGCAGCTGGTCCCGGCCGGCCTCGCGATCGCGTGGTTCGTCCTCGCCTCGCAGATGCTGTTCCCAACCTCGAACTTCTCCGAAGGGGGCCTGGGCTTCCCGTACGGATCGGGCGGGTTCGGGACAATCGCGGGGATGCTCACGCATCCGGTGTTGACGTTCGAGTACCTGATTCGCGAGCCGCTGAAGCTGGTGTGGATTGCGGGACTCGTGGGCATCTTCGGCCTGCTTCCCCTGTTTACGTCGTTCTCGCTCGTTCTGGTCCCCTACTTTGGGATCAATCTCCTCCAGACGCGGCTCTGGGCGGTCATCCACCCGCTGAAGCAACGGACGGTCGCCGTCGTCCCGCTGCTGATGCTAGCCGTGTACTTCGCCCTCGACTCCGAAACGGGTCGCCTCGGACTGGCCCGTGTCCGTTCGCTCCTCGAACAGGCCGAACTCGACCGCCTCGACCTCCAGTGGGTCGGACCGAGCGTTCCACAGGTGCTCTCGGCGGTCCTCCTCGTCACGCTCCTCGCGACGGCCGGCGGCATCACCTATACGTTCGGCGCCGTCGATGCCGACAATCCCCGGTATCAGCGCGACCAGCCGATGCTGGTCTCCGAGAGCGACCGTGCGGCCTGGGCACTCATCGATCACATTCCGGAGGGCGTACCGGTCAAGACGACCTATATGTACTCGAACGCCCTCGCTCAGCGGTCGGAGCTCAGGCTGTTCCCGCCGAAGTCAGGGGAGCGATATCCCCATCTTGAGGAACCCTCGTACATCCTTCTCGACAGGGCGGTCAACGACGGGCCGCAGGGTCGTATCACCGACGCACAGATTGCGGCGACCATCGAGAGTGAGAACACGGTTGTCGTCGCGAAGTCCGGCGACATCGTGCTGCTCAAAGAGCATCAGAGTCAGACCTACTACTGGAACCGCACAGACGGCGAACGCCGATAG
- a CDS encoding sulfatase-like hydrolase/transferase has protein sequence MGISDWGNRIRDAIEREGVWRGLSTALYELRVGAIRRLAQRSHEPEYIWDRDWDVLVVLDACRLDMMREVAGEYEYIDVVESHTSAATSTTAWSKQNFAPQFADELSETAYVTANPNSITIGDIILPETCSCGVPLSHDHRAVTVACRECGKQVVGDRQHPFMIFDEVWRGNWNDSLGTLLPDTVTARAVEAMREEAPERLIVHYNQPHHPFVARDGDGRRTEFDLGEGTNVWQELRVGNVSRDEVWDAYVDNLRYVLDSLPALLENIDADTVVITSDHGNALGEWGVYGHPYPSVPIEPLVNVPWIETQAQNDRGDEPSVIADEPKSDEVAGEVNERLRDLGYV, from the coding sequence ATGGGTATCTCCGACTGGGGTAACCGAATCCGAGACGCAATCGAGCGCGAGGGGGTCTGGCGTGGCCTCAGTACGGCGCTCTACGAACTGCGCGTCGGAGCCATCCGCCGCCTCGCGCAACGATCACACGAACCGGAGTACATCTGGGATCGCGACTGGGACGTGCTCGTGGTTCTCGACGCTTGTCGCCTCGACATGATGCGAGAGGTGGCTGGCGAGTACGAATATATCGACGTTGTGGAATCACACACGTCGGCAGCGACCAGTACGACCGCGTGGAGCAAGCAGAACTTCGCCCCACAGTTTGCGGATGAGCTTTCCGAGACGGCGTACGTTACGGCGAATCCGAACTCGATCACCATCGGGGACATAATATTACCGGAGACGTGTTCCTGTGGCGTACCACTCTCACACGACCACCGTGCGGTGACCGTGGCCTGTCGAGAGTGCGGAAAGCAAGTTGTGGGGGATCGCCAGCACCCCTTCATGATATTCGACGAGGTCTGGCGGGGGAACTGGAATGACAGCCTCGGGACGCTATTACCAGATACGGTGACTGCACGCGCCGTGGAAGCCATGCGAGAGGAAGCACCCGAGAGGCTGATCGTCCACTACAACCAACCGCATCACCCGTTCGTCGCCCGCGACGGAGACGGAAGGCGGACTGAATTCGATCTCGGGGAGGGAACGAACGTGTGGCAGGAGCTCCGCGTCGGCAACGTCTCCAGGGATGAAGTTTGGGATGCATACGTCGATAACCTGCGATACGTCCTCGACTCACTCCCAGCCCTGCTCGAGAACATCGACGCAGATACTGTCGTTATTACCTCAGACCATGGAAACGCACTAGGTGAGTGGGGAGTGTACGGCCATCCATATCCCTCGGTTCCCATCGAGCCGCTTGTGAACGTCCCGTGGATAGAGACGCAGGCCCAGAACGACAGGGGCGACGAACCGTCTGTCATCGCGGACGAACCTAAGTCCGACGAGGTCGCTGGAGAGGTCAATGAACGTCTCCGCGATCTCGGATACGTCTAA
- a CDS encoding glycosyltransferase: protein MHASVVVPTYERPAKLERTLDSVCEQTADAYEVIVVDDGSESDAQDAVLDRYAGRDRVTVLRQANAGPATARNRGWRAADGEYVLFTDDDCIVPETWVEELVDAFEPGVAVGGGDLVPIADLLPDNPFARTHRLRDELDYDAPDGPVRGHEALNVGGTANVGYRRSVLAEVDGFDESFPLAAGEDADLYRRVLDAGYDAKYVPITVRHNDDYNWQSFTSRAIRFGEGTCHLHRKHGSQRSAARIAAGLIGSPIFFPAALARSRDPVSSALYVAERILSRWGELRCALSR from the coding sequence ATGCACGCCTCCGTCGTCGTCCCGACGTACGAGCGGCCCGCCAAACTCGAGCGGACGCTCGACTCCGTCTGCGAACAGACCGCAGACGCCTACGAGGTCATCGTCGTCGACGACGGCTCCGAGTCCGACGCGCAGGACGCGGTCCTCGACCGCTACGCCGGGCGCGACCGCGTCACCGTCCTCCGACAGGCGAACGCCGGCCCCGCCACCGCCCGAAATCGCGGCTGGCGCGCCGCCGACGGCGAATACGTGCTCTTCACCGACGACGACTGCATCGTCCCCGAGACGTGGGTCGAGGAACTCGTGGACGCCTTCGAACCGGGCGTCGCCGTCGGCGGCGGCGATCTCGTCCCGATCGCGGACCTCCTGCCCGACAACCCCTTCGCTCGCACACATCGCCTCAGGGACGAACTAGACTACGACGCCCCCGACGGACCCGTCAGGGGCCACGAGGCGTTGAACGTTGGCGGGACGGCCAACGTCGGCTACCGCCGGTCGGTGCTAGCCGAGGTCGACGGCTTCGACGAGTCGTTCCCGCTCGCCGCAGGCGAGGACGCCGACCTTTACCGGCGCGTGCTCGACGCCGGTTACGACGCGAAGTACGTCCCCATCACCGTCCGCCACAACGACGACTATAACTGGCAGTCGTTCACCTCACGCGCGATTCGCTTCGGGGAGGGGACCTGCCACTTGCACCGAAAGCACGGCTCACAGCGCTCTGCCGCCCGGATCGCCGCCGGCCTGATCGGGTCCCCGATATTCTTCCCGGCCGCGCTCGCTCGCTCCCGCGACCCCGTCTCCTCGGCGCTCTACGTGGCAGAGCGGATTCTGAGTCGCTGGGGCGAACTCCGCTGTGCTCTCAGTCGATAG
- a CDS encoding asparagine synthetase B family protein: MVGIAGGDTATRDLDAVVDPLRHEPWYAVDRVSAGQYGITRLAHGSGTTGTWSQGDRVGAVHGHVDRDLDELFPALFDDPVGALADLDGPFVLAATDADADRVLLATDKMATTPCYYTTDGGFAFGTEVKGPVAAVEDPTPDVAAVADLLATEFVWGDKTLVEEVTALPPASVLEYDGGEVTGRRYWSFNFDSDATKSYVPTLVDRYREAVGDVADSGANESVAMMLSGGLDSRALAACLAEIDTGFQTFTYDANPAGGENVRSAQRIADLLGVENEVIQFTPNGFADVLEQGVSLADGLAPWVHYHNLPFTLDSLRERSDLLINVSGQGEFFGEDILRHRVTGPTEIRDLVYEFAVPDQRSGTALGGLLQQYGHLGQSDVDEILAAETSVSDSIQAELDRSREFYDERSERVLDAVYRNFYPNFHFKSNAIEGSQVPVRTPFADGDLLDAIAGMPGRYRRQIPHVTSELKLAVVRELDRGTEDVTYERTNTAPSRPLALHTARHFATSALPNSDAKAGSRPLIFSADLLQGVFGSGSYSMYGAWYRDHDELRDLISDLVEAACERDFFDASTLRELDREHRAGERDNIGVIAVVTTVESWLQQHVD; encoded by the coding sequence ATGGTCGGGATCGCCGGCGGAGACACCGCCACCCGGGACCTTGACGCAGTCGTCGACCCCCTTCGTCACGAACCGTGGTACGCGGTGGACCGGGTCTCGGCAGGACAGTACGGCATCACACGTCTCGCACACGGCTCCGGGACCACCGGAACGTGGTCCCAGGGCGACCGCGTCGGAGCCGTCCACGGCCACGTGGACCGGGATCTCGACGAACTCTTTCCCGCACTCTTCGATGATCCCGTTGGCGCGCTCGCAGATCTCGATGGCCCCTTCGTTCTCGCGGCCACGGACGCCGATGCCGACCGGGTTCTCCTCGCAACAGACAAGATGGCGACGACGCCGTGCTACTACACCACCGACGGTGGCTTCGCCTTCGGAACGGAGGTCAAGGGCCCCGTCGCGGCAGTCGAAGACCCCACACCCGACGTCGCCGCCGTCGCGGACCTGCTGGCGACCGAGTTCGTCTGGGGCGACAAGACCCTGGTCGAGGAGGTCACCGCGCTCCCGCCAGCGAGCGTCCTCGAGTACGACGGCGGCGAGGTCACTGGGAGGCGGTACTGGTCATTCAACTTTGACTCCGACGCCACTAAGTCCTACGTGCCGACACTCGTGGACCGCTACCGAGAGGCCGTGGGCGACGTCGCCGACAGCGGCGCTAACGAGAGCGTGGCGATGATGCTTTCAGGCGGCCTCGACAGTCGCGCGCTGGCGGCTTGCCTCGCCGAAATCGACACGGGGTTCCAGACGTTCACCTACGACGCGAACCCTGCCGGTGGCGAGAACGTGCGTTCGGCGCAACGTATTGCTGACCTTCTTGGCGTGGAGAACGAAGTGATCCAGTTCACACCAAATGGCTTCGCGGATGTCCTCGAACAGGGCGTCTCGCTCGCGGACGGGCTCGCGCCGTGGGTCCATTATCACAATCTTCCGTTCACGCTCGACTCGCTCCGCGAGCGGAGCGACCTCCTCATCAACGTCTCCGGCCAGGGCGAGTTCTTCGGCGAGGACATCCTCAGACACCGGGTCACCGGGCCGACGGAGATTCGGGACCTCGTCTACGAGTTCGCCGTCCCCGACCAGCGGAGCGGCACTGCCCTCGGCGGCCTCCTTCAGCAGTACGGCCACCTCGGTCAGTCAGACGTCGACGAAATACTGGCGGCCGAAACGTCTGTCTCAGACTCCATCCAAGCTGAACTGGACCGGTCGCGTGAGTTCTACGACGAGCGATCCGAGCGGGTCCTCGACGCGGTGTACCGGAACTTCTATCCGAATTTCCACTTCAAGTCGAACGCGATCGAGGGCAGTCAGGTGCCGGTCCGAACCCCCTTCGCCGACGGCGATCTCCTCGACGCAATTGCCGGGATGCCCGGCAGGTACCGGCGACAGATTCCTCATGTCACTTCTGAACTCAAGCTGGCCGTCGTCCGCGAGCTCGACCGCGGCACCGAGGACGTGACGTACGAGCGCACCAACACCGCGCCCAGCAGGCCGCTCGCGCTACACACAGCGCGTCACTTCGCCACCAGCGCCCTGCCGAACTCGGACGCCAAGGCCGGAAGCCGCCCACTGATATTCAGTGCGGATCTGCTACAGGGGGTGTTCGGCTCCGGCAGCTACTCGATGTACGGCGCGTGGTATCGCGACCACGACGAGCTCCGGGACCTGATTAGCGACCTCGTTGAGGCTGCCTGTGAGCGGGACTTCTTCGACGCCTCGACGCTCCGGGAACTGGACCGCGAGCACCGAGCCGGAGAGCGCGACAACATCGGAGTTATCGCGGTCGTTACGACAGTCGAAAGCTGGCTCCAACAGCACGTGGACTGA
- a CDS encoding glycosyltransferase family 4 protein, which translates to MKILQVTPRYAPRTGGVEMQLQAISERLVNRGHDVTVLTADAGDDVPRSETRNGVTVHRHRSLSPGGAFHVAPGIAPAVRRAGADVVHAHNVHSLPLIFAALGQGGSRFVATAYYHGTSADGLRSVLWNGYRPVARAALRRADTVSAVSEWERRHVADDFGVDAEQIPLGVDVDAFASATPRVRDRPYLLCVARLEEYKGVQHVVRALPALEGYDLLVAGDGPYREELERIARENGVADRVTFLGTVGHDALPSYYAGAAAHLSLSSFESYGLTVGEALASGTPCVVRDGTALGEWAAVDGCVAVMDPSPAAVASAVRDAVDAPVDVAAVPTWDEVVDRHLSVYGGPRRSDTF; encoded by the coding sequence GTGAAGATCCTCCAGGTGACGCCCCGGTACGCGCCCCGGACGGGCGGCGTGGAGATGCAGTTGCAGGCCATCTCCGAGCGACTCGTGAATCGCGGTCACGACGTGACCGTGCTGACCGCCGACGCCGGCGACGACGTGCCCCGTTCCGAGACCCGGAACGGCGTAACCGTTCACCGACACCGCTCACTTAGTCCGGGCGGCGCTTTCCACGTCGCACCGGGTATTGCGCCGGCGGTTCGACGGGCGGGAGCGGACGTGGTCCACGCGCACAACGTCCACTCGCTGCCGCTGATCTTTGCGGCGCTTGGGCAGGGTGGCTCACGGTTCGTCGCGACGGCGTACTATCACGGTACAAGTGCGGACGGGCTCCGCTCCGTTCTCTGGAACGGCTATCGGCCTGTCGCCAGGGCAGCGCTCCGGCGTGCTGACACCGTGTCCGCCGTGAGCGAGTGGGAGCGCCGGCATGTGGCCGACGACTTCGGCGTCGACGCTGAACAGATTCCGCTCGGAGTGGACGTCGACGCGTTTGCATCGGCTACCCCCCGGGTTCGCGACCGTCCCTATCTGCTCTGTGTGGCCCGACTGGAGGAGTACAAGGGCGTCCAGCACGTCGTCCGGGCGCTCCCGGCACTTGAGGGGTACGACCTGCTCGTGGCGGGCGACGGACCGTACCGCGAGGAGTTGGAACGGATCGCCCGCGAAAACGGCGTCGCCGACCGCGTTACGTTCCTGGGCACCGTCGGCCACGACGCGTTGCCGTCGTACTACGCCGGTGCGGCGGCCCACCTGTCGCTCTCGTCCTTCGAGAGTTACGGGCTGACGGTGGGGGAGGCGCTGGCGAGCGGGACACCATGCGTCGTCCGCGACGGCACGGCGCTCGGGGAGTGGGCGGCGGTCGATGGGTGCGTCGCGGTCATGGACCCGTCGCCAGCGGCCGTCGCGTCTGCGGTACGCGACGCAGTGGACGCACCAGTCGACGTGGCGGCCGTTCCAACGTGGGACGAGGTCGTGGACCGCCATCTCAGCGTGTACGGCGGGCCCCGCCGATCGGACACCTTTTAG
- a CDS encoding glycosyltransferase translates to MNALVVAALALLAVAAAPYVAYLSLYAWIRPSGSPAAKEAAEPTVSVVLPTYNESRIVEGKLAGICDWDYPAEKMEVVVVDSSDDETPDLIRDFFEGRESPSLHLIEEKERRGLAPALNDAYAAAQNEVVVKTDCDSEVADDALREAVANLADPDVGAVTGRNADVLGGSEVEAGYRGVQGHIQALESHLDSTLIFHGPFSAFENDEIRPIDPDSIADDTELALKIRRGGKRVLFDPSIRYMEAAHSAFGKRRKQKDRRAMGLIRLLVQHRDALGRYGKYGRLVLPFNWWFMIVSPWLLAVTLVVATAAGVSVSGVGGVVVPVAVGVFVVLGSRELLGPVQALYALFDTQVSLLRAGVKLLRGEGSAMWDVDAELREVYE, encoded by the coding sequence ATGAACGCACTCGTGGTGGCCGCGCTCGCGCTCCTCGCGGTGGCGGCCGCGCCCTACGTCGCGTATCTGTCGCTCTACGCGTGGATACGGCCGTCTGGGTCGCCGGCCGCGAAGGAGGCGGCGGAACCGACGGTGAGCGTGGTGTTGCCGACGTACAACGAGTCGCGCATCGTCGAGGGCAAACTCGCGGGCATCTGTGACTGGGACTACCCGGCTGAGAAGATGGAGGTCGTCGTCGTGGATTCGAGTGACGACGAAACGCCGGACCTGATTCGTGACTTCTTCGAGGGGCGGGAGTCTCCCTCGCTGCATCTCATCGAGGAGAAAGAGCGGCGCGGACTGGCGCCGGCGCTCAACGACGCGTACGCGGCGGCACAAAACGAGGTCGTGGTGAAGACCGACTGTGACTCGGAAGTCGCCGACGACGCGCTACGCGAGGCCGTGGCGAACTTGGCCGACCCCGACGTCGGTGCCGTCACGGGCCGGAACGCGGACGTGCTGGGCGGCAGCGAGGTCGAGGCGGGGTATCGCGGCGTGCAGGGCCACATTCAGGCGCTGGAGTCGCACCTCGACTCGACGTTGATTTTTCACGGGCCGTTCTCCGCGTTCGAGAACGACGAGATCCGGCCCATCGACCCGGATTCGATCGCCGACGACACCGAGTTGGCGCTGAAAATCCGTCGCGGCGGCAAGCGGGTCCTGTTCGACCCGTCGATTCGGTATATGGAGGCTGCGCATTCCGCGTTCGGGAAGCGCCGCAAGCAGAAGGACCGGCGCGCGATGGGGCTTATTCGGTTGCTGGTACAGCACCGCGATGCGCTCGGCAGGTACGGGAAATACGGGCGCTTGGTCTTGCCCTTCAACTGGTGGTTCATGATCGTCTCGCCGTGGCTCCTGGCTGTGACGCTGGTGGTCGCGACGGCGGCGGGGGTGTCGGTTTCCGGGGTGGGTGGAGTGGTCGTTCCCGTGGCTGTCGGCGTGTTCGTGGTGTTGGGGTCGCGTGAGTTGCTGGGCCCGGTCCAGGCGCTGTACGCCCTGTTCGACACGCAGGTGTCGCTGCTGCGTGCGGGCGTGAAGTTGCTGCGAGGGGAAGGGAGCGCGATGTGGGACGTGGACGCAGAGTTGCGGGAAGTGTACGAGTGA
- a CDS encoding glycosyltransferase family 4 protein: protein MRVGLVTPRYPPVVSGGGEISVKLLADQLSNRGHDVTVFSFDGGDETSVDGVPVRRFRRPPHAVMEVGNAYAAYELWRHRDELTSLDVVHAYNVTLTPAVGAVASHLDLPSVATLNSYDLLPKSTFGVSADVPRRLYELLAMPTTGRLLRRAACDVERFVTLSAASRDLYREHGFDSVPIEVVPNMLDPSFAVPDTVRDDGGYELLYVGSLIHEKGVEYLVRAMSELPKDVTLRIVGDGDKRERLESLVTDLGVDNRVAFAGHLPYEEVRVAYAEADCFVHPGVWPEPFGRTILEAMQAGLPVVATAVGGPAEVVPQDELLVPPRDPDGLAAGIRTARERSDVGAENREYVTERFAPERIVGELLDVYGRAID from the coding sequence ATGCGCGTTGGTCTCGTAACACCCCGCTACCCCCCCGTCGTGAGCGGGGGCGGCGAGATCAGCGTCAAACTCCTCGCCGACCAATTGAGCAACCGCGGCCATGACGTCACCGTTTTCAGTTTCGACGGCGGTGACGAGACCAGCGTCGACGGCGTGCCGGTCCGCCGGTTTCGGCGCCCGCCACACGCTGTCATGGAAGTCGGAAACGCGTACGCGGCGTACGAACTCTGGCGGCACCGCGACGAGTTGACGTCGCTCGACGTGGTTCACGCCTACAACGTCACGCTCACGCCGGCAGTGGGGGCGGTTGCGTCGCACCTCGACCTGCCGAGTGTGGCGACCCTGAACTCCTACGACCTACTGCCTAAGTCGACGTTCGGCGTCTCGGCCGATGTCCCCCGCCGCCTGTACGAACTGCTGGCGATGCCGACGACCGGCCGCCTGCTACGACGAGCGGCGTGTGACGTCGAGCGATTCGTCACGCTCAGCGCGGCGTCACGAGACCTGTATCGGGAGCACGGCTTCGACAGCGTCCCCATCGAGGTGGTGCCGAACATGCTCGATCCCTCCTTCGCCGTCCCGGACACCGTGCGGGACGACGGCGGGTACGAGTTGCTTTACGTCGGCAGCCTGATCCACGAGAAAGGGGTCGAGTACCTGGTCCGCGCAATGTCGGAATTGCCCAAGGACGTGACGCTCCGTATCGTCGGCGACGGGGACAAGCGGGAGCGGTTGGAGTCGCTGGTCACCGACCTGGGCGTCGACAATCGGGTCGCGTTCGCAGGTCATCTCCCCTACGAGGAGGTCCGCGTGGCGTACGCCGAAGCGGACTGCTTCGTCCACCCGGGCGTGTGGCCGGAGCCGTTCGGCCGGACGATACTGGAGGCGATGCAGGCGGGCCTTCCGGTGGTCGCGACTGCCGTCGGCGGGCCCGCGGAGGTCGTCCCCCAGGACGAGCTATTGGTGCCGCCACGGGACCCGGACGGACTCGCAGCCGGAATCAGAACCGCGCGAGAACGCTCCGACGTCGGCGCAGAGAACCGGGAGTACGTGACGGAGCGGTTCGCGCCCGAACGGATCGTCGGGGAATTGCTGGACGTGTACGGCCGGGCTATCGACTGA